Proteins from one Bradyrhizobium roseum genomic window:
- a CDS encoding aminopeptidase P family protein: protein MFEAHFQTFEEPESGVALAARLAAFREELARRKLTGFVVPRADQQQNEYVAPSEERLAWLTGFTGSAGMAIVLTREAAVFVDGRYTLQAAKQVDRKAWHIEPLADPPPEHWLAKHLVAGDRLGFDPWLHTSTAAERLATACARAGAELIAVDSNPLDQVWTERPAPPLGPVSIHGVQFSGEIEAEKLKRIRHEIHRLGAEALVLSDSHAVAWTFNIRGADVSYTPLPLSYALVPKDGRPTVFIDHRKLSNLTRNHLEQSADVRDPDALVPELTALARGGAAIALDSATAADALSRLIAGAGGKPLRGADPVSLLKAVKNLTEIDGTRTAHQRDAVALTRFLAWIDREAPSGALTEIDTVEALETFRRQTCALKDVSFPTIAGTGPNGAIVHYRVTRKSNRRIAPGDLLLVDSGAQYEDGTTDVTRTIAIGTPTDEMRDRFTRVLRGHIAIARAIFPDGTTGAQLDSFARQFLWQAGLDFEHGTGHGVGSYLSVHEGPARISKLGTAPLKRGMILSNEPGYYKTDTYGIRIENLELVIGADVAGAEKPVNAFETLTLAPIDRRLIDVNMLSATELKWLNDYHGRVNRVVRPHLDDNATRLWLDEATAALLPL, encoded by the coding sequence ATGTTCGAAGCTCATTTCCAGACATTCGAAGAACCCGAAAGCGGCGTCGCGCTCGCGGCGCGGCTGGCCGCGTTCCGTGAGGAGCTGGCGCGGCGGAAGCTGACCGGATTCGTGGTGCCCCGCGCCGACCAGCAGCAGAACGAGTATGTCGCGCCTTCCGAAGAGCGGCTGGCGTGGCTCACCGGCTTCACCGGTTCGGCCGGCATGGCGATCGTGCTGACCCGCGAGGCCGCCGTTTTCGTCGACGGCCGCTATACGCTGCAGGCCGCCAAGCAGGTCGACCGCAAGGCCTGGCACATCGAGCCGCTGGCCGATCCACCGCCGGAACACTGGCTGGCCAAGCATCTTGTGGCCGGCGACCGCCTAGGCTTTGACCCGTGGCTGCACACTTCTACGGCAGCCGAGCGGCTGGCCACTGCCTGCGCGCGGGCGGGCGCCGAACTGATCGCGGTCGACAGCAACCCGCTGGACCAGGTGTGGACCGAGCGTCCCGCCCCGCCGCTCGGCCCGGTTTCGATCCATGGCGTGCAATTTTCCGGCGAGATCGAGGCCGAAAAGCTCAAACGGATCCGGCATGAGATCCACAGGCTCGGGGCCGAGGCGCTGGTGCTGTCGGACAGCCATGCGGTGGCCTGGACGTTCAATATCCGCGGCGCCGACGTCTCGTATACGCCGCTGCCTCTTTCCTATGCGCTGGTGCCGAAGGACGGTCGGCCTACCGTCTTCATCGACCACCGCAAGCTTTCCAACCTGACGCGCAACCATCTCGAGCAATCGGCCGACGTGCGCGATCCCGACGCGCTGGTGCCCGAACTCACCGCGCTGGCGCGCGGCGGCGCTGCGATTGCGCTCGACAGCGCCACCGCCGCGGACGCGCTCAGCCGCCTGATCGCGGGCGCCGGCGGCAAGCCGCTGCGCGGCGCCGACCCGGTCAGCCTGCTGAAGGCGGTGAAGAACCTCACCGAGATCGATGGGACCAGGACCGCGCACCAGCGCGACGCGGTGGCGCTGACGCGCTTCCTCGCCTGGATCGACCGCGAGGCGCCGTCCGGCGCCTTGACCGAAATCGACACCGTCGAGGCGCTGGAAACGTTTCGGCGCCAGACCTGTGCGCTGAAGGACGTTTCATTTCCGACCATCGCCGGCACCGGGCCGAACGGCGCGATCGTGCATTACCGCGTCACCCGCAAGAGCAACCGGCGGATTGCGCCGGGCGATCTGCTGCTGGTCGATTCCGGCGCGCAATATGAGGACGGCACCACCGACGTCACCCGCACGATCGCGATCGGCACGCCGACCGACGAGATGCGCGACCGCTTCACCCGCGTGCTGCGCGGACACATCGCGATCGCGCGCGCGATCTTTCCCGACGGCACCACCGGCGCGCAACTCGATTCCTTTGCGCGGCAATTTCTATGGCAGGCCGGCCTCGATTTCGAGCACGGCACCGGCCACGGCGTCGGCAGCTACCTGTCGGTGCATGAAGGTCCGGCGCGGATCTCGAAACTCGGCACCGCGCCGTTGAAGCGGGGCATGATCCTCTCCAACGAGCCCGGCTACTACAAGACCGACACCTACGGCATCCGGATCGAGAACCTCGAACTCGTCATCGGCGCCGATGTCGCCGGTGCGGAAAAACCGGTGAATGCGTTCGAGACGCTGACGCTGGCGCCGATCGATCGCCGCCTGATCGACGTCAACATGCTGAGCGCCACCGAACTGAAATGGCTCAACGACTACCACGGGCGCGTCAACCGGGTGGTGCGGCCGCATCTCGACGACAACGCCACCAGGCTGTGGCTGGACGAGGCGACGGCAGCGCTGCTGCCGCTTTAG
- a CDS encoding 50S ribosomal protein L11 methyltransferase produces MTSMPPTYRVSFAVGDETAAKGVVDVLTEIFFEGEAAMAAFERPDGRWDVTVHFADPPDQPLLRELVTNAAGADIAAGIVFDTVEARDWVRASLEDLVPVPAGRFIVHGQHDRERIAANKLGIEIEAALAFGTGHHGTTRGCLLLLDLVLKSRRPRRVLDLGTGTGVLAIAAAKALHEKVLASDIDPPSVQVARENARLNVAGHLVQAIRATGFAAPQFAGAAPFDLVLANILANPLRQLAAPMARHLAPGALVILSGLLTPQAPAVIAAYRARGLVPVRHLRIEGWSSLLLRKVN; encoded by the coding sequence ATGACTTCGATGCCCCCTACCTACCGTGTCAGCTTCGCCGTCGGCGATGAAACCGCCGCCAAGGGTGTTGTAGATGTGTTAACCGAGATTTTTTTTGAGGGCGAGGCAGCGATGGCTGCGTTCGAGCGGCCGGATGGTCGATGGGACGTTACGGTGCACTTTGCCGATCCGCCCGATCAGCCGCTGCTGCGCGAGCTGGTTACCAATGCCGCGGGCGCGGATATCGCCGCAGGCATCGTGTTCGACACGGTCGAGGCCAGGGACTGGGTCAGGGCCAGCCTTGAAGACCTGGTTCCCGTGCCCGCGGGGCGCTTCATCGTCCATGGCCAGCATGACCGCGAGCGGATCGCAGCCAACAAGCTCGGCATCGAGATCGAGGCGGCGCTGGCCTTCGGCACCGGCCACCACGGCACCACGCGCGGCTGCCTGCTATTGCTCGATCTTGTCCTCAAGTCCCGGCGGCCGCGTCGCGTGCTCGATCTCGGCACCGGTACGGGCGTGCTGGCGATCGCAGCGGCCAAGGCGCTGCACGAAAAGGTGCTGGCCAGCGATATCGATCCACCCTCGGTGCAGGTCGCCCGCGAAAATGCTCGGCTCAACGTTGCAGGACATCTGGTGCAGGCGATCCGCGCCACCGGGTTCGCGGCGCCGCAATTTGCGGGTGCCGCGCCGTTCGACCTGGTGCTGGCGAATATCCTCGCCAATCCGTTGCGGCAACTGGCAGCACCGATGGCGCGCCACCTCGCGCCGGGCGCTTTAGTCATTCTGTCGGGACTGCTGACGCCTCAGGCGCCGGCCGTCATCGCCGCCTATCGCGCCCGCGGGCTGGTGCCGGTGCGGCACCTGCGTATCGAAGGCTGGAGCAGCCTGCTGCTGCGCAAGGTGAACTGA